The Microcoleus sp. bin38.metabat.b11b12b14.051 genomic interval GACCGCGACCGCGATTTCCGCCGACATAAATTAGATATTTGCCGTAGTGAACTGACTTGTCAGTTGCGGGATTTGGCGACAAAACTGGGAATACCAATTCTTTGTATTGTTCACCAGGCAGCGGGCCTACTAAAACAATATTTTCTTGGGTTTCGCTGTAAGGTTGGAAGTAAAGATCGCCGACTTTTTCCTTCATTTCTTCGGGAATTCTGTCAGCGGGAGCAATTTTGAAACCTTCGGGTAACATCACTACTGCGCCGACATTCAAGCCGCCTTTGCTACCGTCGCCGGTAACTTGCTGCACGCTTTGATCGTAGGGAAGCTTGACCACAGCTTCAAACACTGTGTCAGGTAAAACGGATTGCGGTACTTCAACTTCTGTTGGTTTGGCACCGAGGTGACAGTTAGCGCAAACAATTTTGCCAGTTGCTTCGCGGGGAGTAGCTGGTGCTGTTTGCTGAGCCCAGAAAGGGTAAGCAAATGCTGCTTGGGGAAGTGCGATGTCGCTACTGAGAAAAAATCCGGCGGCGGCGATCGCAATTAAGGCAGTTTTGGCG includes:
- the petA gene encoding cytochrome f, with product MPQTNLSAIFRRSARTIAKTALIAIAAAGFFLSSDIALPQAAFAYPFWAQQTAPATPREATGKIVCANCHLGAKPTEVEVPQSVLPDTVFEAVVKLPYDQSVQQVTGDGSKGGLNVGAVVMLPEGFKIAPADRIPEEMKEKVGDLYFQPYSETQENIVLVGPLPGEQYKELVFPVLSPNPATDKSVHYGKYLIYVGGNRGRGQVYPTGAKSNNTVYNASVAGTISKISQPEDGGYELTIQPAEGAAVVDTIPAGPELIVTEGQTVAAGELLTNNPNVGGFGQKDVEIVLQSANRVTGLMAFIALTMLAQIMLVLKKKQVEKVQAAEMNF